One region of Quercus lobata isolate SW786 chromosome 2, ValleyOak3.0 Primary Assembly, whole genome shotgun sequence genomic DNA includes:
- the LOC115973938 gene encoding proteinase inhibitor PSI-1.2, whose amino-acid sequence MAVKALLLVLYGAILLSMNPVDIISAKACPLYCLQVEYMTCPSSGENKLNPKCNCCLAPKNCTLHLADGTSVYCKGN is encoded by the exons ATGGCAGTGAAGGCTCTTCTCCTTGTGCTATATG GTGCAATTTTACTCAGCATGAATCCGGTGGACATAATAAGCGCTAAAGCTTGCCCACTATACTGCTTACAGGTGGAGTATATGACTTGCCCATCTTCGGGTGAAAATAAACTTAATCCAAAGTGCAACTGTTGTTTAGCTCCAAAGAACTGCACTCTTCACCTTGCAGATGGGACTTCGGTCTATTGTAagggaaattga